Within Bacillus sp. Marseille-Q1617, the genomic segment ACAAATGAGCGGTGAAGAAATTTCACAAGAAGAAGTAGAACAGGCTCAAAAAACCGCACAGCTTGTGCAGCAGCATGACAAAATCGCTAAGCTTATGGAAGCAGAGCAACGCATGAGCATGGTCATCAATGACTTGAACAAAGTCATCATGAAGCCTCTTGAAGAACTATACGGTTCCATGCAGAAATAATCAGCTTCACTACAGGTACCCGGATATGATCCGGGTGCTTTTTTTATGGATTATGGGATTGAACGGGCGTGGCGGATCCCCTATTGCTGGGACGAATCGGGGTTCTTGACGAGGTACTGACTTTTCTTGTACCGGGCGCCGGCTCCTGTAAAACCATCCCCCTATGTCATATTTGTCTCACTTCCTTCATAAGAGTATAGAAAGGAAGTAGACAACATTTAGGGGGGACACCAATGATTTATAGAATGATGGCTCTTAATATTGATGGCTCAGTAGTGAATGAAAATGGAAAAATCGCAAAGGAAACAAAGGAAGCGATTGAGTACGTTCAAAATAAAGGAGTGCAGGTTACACTTGTCACTAGCAGAAATTTTGCTTCTGCCAGAAAAGTCGCAAAAGCCCTTAAAATAGAGGGACCAATCATCACCCATGGCGGTTCGTATATAGCCGCAGAGCGTGACCGGCCGATATATGTCAATAAAATCCCTGAAAACATCACATATGAAATCACACAATTCCTGGAAGGGTTTTCTAGCCAGGTTCAGTTATCTCATGAAAAACAGAGTATTGTAGGAAAAGCAAGTAACCAATCTAAAATGACATCCACGCTCTCATGGGAAAGAGATTCCCGTTTCTTATACAGCAAGCAGTATGTGAATGTGGTAAGCGAACACTTGCTTGAAAACCCTCTGGCTGTTCCGAAAATCTCTGTGCTGCTGGAACATAGAGAAGATGTATGGGATATCATTGCAGCATTAAAAGGAATGTATGAGGAAGTGGATGCCATTCCTACCTCGGATCATACCATCGATATTGTTCCAAAAGGAGTCTCAAAGCTGAGAGGTCTGATGTATCTTTCAGAAAGACTCGGAATCAAAAAAGATCAGATTGTCATGGTCGGTGCGGGTATTGATGATGTCGATGCCATAAGATGCTGCGGTCTGGGAGTCGCCATGGGTGAAGCACCTCCGGAGGTTAAAGCACAAGCAGACTGGATAACAAGAAGCCAAGATCTTAAAGGTCTTCCTTATTTCATCATGGAGCTGTTCAGAAAGCAGCATCCGATTCCCTTTCTCAAGAAAATGAACGTAATCAGATCATGACGTGAAGCCCGCACCCTCTCCTGGCAGAGGGTGCGGGTTTTTGGTTGTCCAGATGATTTTGACAATTTTAACACAATCCTGCCGCTCATTGACCATTTTCCTGCCTTTCTGTACACTAATAAAAGGTAGTTTTATTGAAAGGTGATTACAAACGTGAATGTTTTAATAACAGGAGTGGAAGACGATCGTTTTGAACGGCCCCTCCGATTGATAGCAAACTTATTTTTTGAAGAGACGACGATTCATTTTGGAGAATGTGAAGAGTTTGATTTAAAGGTTCATATAGACATAAAAACAGATGAACGAATCGAAGCGAAAGCGGTTTTAACTGATCCTGAAAGCGAGAAGGAGTTCCACTCAGAGTATTCCAGGGACTGGCAGCCCTTTGAAACGGATAAAGAGAGGTTCCGGCAAGTGAAGACGGCACTTTCACATGTGTATCTCAATGTTCTTCAGGAATTAACGGGCATCAGACAAAAGTGGGGGATCCTTACAGGGATTCGCCCCACTAAGCTTATCCACAAACAGAATCAGCTGGGGAAGCCGAAAGAAGAAGTTCATGAAAAACTGAAGGAAGAATACCTGATTATGGAAGAGAAGATTCAGCTCATGCAGAACATCGTTGACCGCCAGCTATCCGTCGTACCAGATCTTTATGAAGTGCATAACGAAGTCAGCATTTATATTGGTATTCCGTTCTGTCCGACAAAATGCGCATATTGCACATTCCCTGCGTATGCAATCCTTGGTAAGCAAGGACGCGTAGATTCATTCCTTGCAGGTCTCCACTATGAAATACAGGAAATGGGCCGCTGGCTGAAGGAGAAAGGGATCAAAATTACGACAATTTACTACGGCGGTGGAACACCTACTTCGATTACTGCGGAAGAAATGGATGCTCTTTATGATGAGATGTACCGGTCCTTCCCGGATGTGGATAAAGTACGGGAAGTAACAGTGGAAGCCGGGCGTCCGGATACGATATCTGTAGAAAAGCTCGAGGTATTGAATAAGTGGAATATCGACCGGATATCAATTAATCCGCAATCCTATACGCAAGAAACCCTGAAAGCGATCGGGCGTCATCACACTGTAGAAGAAACCATTGATAAATTTCATTTGGCACGTCAAATGGGGATGAATAATATCAACATGGATCTGATCATCGGTCTTCCTAATGAAGAGCTTCCCGAACTTCAGCACTCATTGGATGAAACTGAGAAACTCATGCCTGAATCGCTGACAGTCCATACTTTATCTTTTAAGCGTGCGTCCGAAATGACCAAGAATAAAGAAAAGTATAGGGTGGCCGACAGGCTTGAAATCGAGCGTATGATGAATTTGGCAGAGGAATGGACGAGCGAACACGGCTATGAGCCATACTATCTCTATCGTCAGAAAAACATTCTGGGCAACCTGGAAAATGTCGGATATGCATTGCCAGGGCAGGACAGCATCTACAACATCATGATCATGGAAGAAGTCCAGACAATCATCGGAATCGGATGCGGGGCCGCAAGTAAATTCATCGATCCGAAGACAGGCAAGATCACCCATTTTGCAAATCCAAAAGAGCCAAACGCATATAATCTCAGTTTTAAAGAATATACGGAGAAGAAAATCAAAATTCTTGATGAATTATTCTCATAATAAAAAGCAGTTCGTGGGCATGCGTCTTATGAACTGCTTTTTTTAATCTCCAGGATTCCGCGCCAAATTTTCCAACAGACCGCCAAAATCATGAGAATGAAAAAAGTGGAGCGGTCGACTGTTTGATATGGGGCAGGATTCGGTATTGCTATGAAGAGATAGCTGACACCCAAAGCAAGAAACATCCAAAAAGCATCAATCTTGAATTTTCGCAATATCGGAAGCTTTGCACCCGTACTTGGCATATAAATGCCTGTGCCGATCCATGCAATCAGCATAAGAATGAAAACAATAGGAGAGGAAGAAAAATGAGCCCCCCATAAAACGGACGTCACGATTCCTACCACTACACCCCACATAAAATGATACTTTACTGATAGAAGCATATTAAATTCCTTTCTTTTTGACACTATTGAAGCTTGTTGTTTAAAAGCTGGTTCCAGCTGTTGATCGGAGTGCAAGACGAAGACTCCTAACAGAAAAGCGGAGGGGCTTTGCCTAGAAGCGTGTGGCATAAGACGAATCGGCCACGAAGGCGTTCTTTGCCTTCTTGGTCGGTTGGGCTTATGACATTTGCTTCTAAGCCCTGCAGCTGGACAGTTCCCCTCTGGAAATTGAGAGGAGGCTCACGGGTCACCCGCGGAAAGCGAAGTCTTGCACGGAAATCAAAGCGGTGTTTATAGTGACGTCTTTTTCACCAGTTCTTTCAGTGTAACGTTAAGTAGTGTAAATTTTCAATAAACTTAAAGGAGATATTATAGAAAAAGAGAATAGTAACTATAGATAGAAAATGAAAGCGCTTCACTATTTGAGGGGAGAGATGGAATATGATGCAAACACCTCTGCTTTTGACACAAATGATTGAGAGAGCTGAAAGGTATTTTCCGAAGAAGGAAATTGTTTCACGCACGGAATTGGGGATTCAGCGCTTCACGTACAAACAGTGGGGCGAACGAACGAGAAGGCTTGCAAGTGCCTTGTCTGCGTTAGGGGTCAAAGAAGGTGACAAGGTGGGGACACTTGCATGGAATCACCACCGACATCTTGAAGCTTATTTCGCGATTCCATGCAGCGGAGCCGTACTCCATACCATCAATATCCGGTTATCACCACAGCATATAAGCTATATCATCAATCACGCCGAAGATAAAGTGCTCCTCATCGATCCGGATATTCTGCCGCTGGTCGATAAGATAAAGGATAGCATTCCAGGTGTCGAGGCATTCATCGTCATGACAGACGGTGACCTGCCGGAAACATCATTAGAGAATGTGTTTCATTACGAAGAATTATTGGAAAAAGGAGATCCTTCTTTTTCATTCAGAACAGATTTGGATGAGAATGCTCCTGCCGGGATGTGTTACACGTCTGCCACAACAGGCAATCCGAAAGGGGTCATTTACTCTCATCGTGGAATCGTCCTTCATGCCATGGCGCTGGGTCTTGCGGATACAACGGGAGTCTGTGAAAGGGATGTGGCTCTTCCAGTCGTACCGATGTTCCATGTGAATGCATGGGGACTGCCGTTTGCCTCTGTATGGTTTGGGACCAAACAAGTACTTCCCGGTCCGTATTTTACCCCGGGGATTCTCGCAGGCTTGATGCAGGATGAGAAGGTGACGATTACGGCAGGTGTCCCTACCATTTGGCTGGGGCTCTTGAATGAGATGGAACAGAATTCGTATGACCTTTCCAGTCTGCGTTCAGTGTTGTGCGGAGGTTCTGCTGCCCCTAGGGGAATGATCAAGGCCTTTGAAGAAAAATTCGGTATTCCGTTCATGCATGCATACGGGATGACAGAAACAAGCCCTCTTGCTGTCATTGCCGCTTCAAAGAGTTATCACGATGACCTGTCCAATGAGGAAAAGCTTGATTTGAAAGCGAAGCAGGGTATTCTTGTTCCTGGATTGGAAATGAAGATCATAGGTAAAGACGGTGAAGTTGCCTGGGACGGGAAGGAAATGGGAGAGCTTGCACTGCGCGGCCCATGGATTGCTTCGGAGTATTATCAGGACGAGAGGAGCCAGGAAGCTTTCCGTGACGGCTGGCTTTATACTGGGGATGTCGTGACGATCGATGAAGAAGGCTATATCAAGATTGTCGACCGGACCAAGGATCTGATTAAATCCGGAGGAGAATGGATTTCTTCTGTAGATCTTGAAAATGCGCTCATGGCTTATGAAGAAGTGTTTGAAGCTGCAGTGGTTGCAGTACCTCATGAACAATGGCAGGAGCGTCCGGTTGCCTGTGTCGTATTAAAAAAATCCGCTCAGGGAAAAGTGACAAAACAGGAAATACTCGACTTCCTTAAGCCTCAGTTCGCCAAGTGGTGGATTCCGGACGACGTCCTTTTCATGAAAGAAATCCCGAAAACATCCGTAGGGAAATTCCTAAAGAGGACACTGCGTGATCAAGTTCAGGATAAGATCAAACAGATTTGATTCCAGAGAGGTCAACCTATTTCGAGGCTGGCCTCTTTTTAATTGGTTACAGAGGCTATTTAAGATATGCGGTGGTTCTAGCTGTTGATTGGAGTGCAAGACGAAGACTCCTAACAGAAAAGCGGAGGGGCTTTGCCTAGAAGCGTGTGGCATAAGACGAATCGGCCACGAAGGCGTTCCTTGCCTTCTTGGTCGGTTGGGCTTATGACATTTGCTTCTAAGCCCTGCAGCTGGACAGTTCCCCTCTGGAAATTGAGAGGAGGCTCACGGGTCACCCGCGGAAAGCGAAGTCTTGCACGGAAATCAACAGCGGTATTAGCAGAGATTCTTAAGTTTATTCTTACTTAAATAGTTAAACTATTCAAAAAATGATTCACTATTCATTTTTTATCATGTATTCTAGAAATAAGGGGAGGGATTACATTGACAGTGTCAAACCATTATGAAACGGTCAAGTTACATAAAGAGGGAAGGGTGGCTAGGCTCCAGTTGAATCGTCCAAAGTCCCTGAACGCTTTGGATGCAGCGCTCATGAAGGATCTCTTGGGCGCCCTGAGGGAAGTCAAAGCAGACCCGGAGATTTCCATCTTGATCTTGACTGGGGAAGGAAAGGGGTTTTCCTCAGGCGGGGATATCAAATCAATGCTCATGTTGAGCGGAGAAGAACAATTTTCAGGAATAATGGATACCATCAGTGAGCTTGTCATCACGTTGTATACGATGCCGAAAGTGGTAGTCACCGGTATTCATGGAGCGGCTGCCGGCCTTGGATTCAGCTTGGCACTTACATCAGATTATATTTTGTGTGAGGAAGACAGCAAGCTTGCCATGAACTTTATCGGAATCGGATTGATTCCGGATGGAGGCAGCCATTTTCTTTTACAAGAAAGACTGGGTACCCATAAATCTAAGAGAATGATCTGGAATGGAAAAGTATTTGAAGGTCAGGAAGCCATGATGAAGGGGCTTGTCGATGAAGCTATTCCTTCAGGGAAATTGGAAGAGGGAATCCAGCGGTATATTAAACAATGTTTAGCAGCACCTGTCAAAGCGATGCTTAAGACAAAGGAGATTTACGTTTCCCTGAATAAGGAAAGATTGCAGCATGCATTGGAGCTTGAAAAAGAAGGTCAGTGGCTTATGAGACAAACGAGTGATCATCAAGAGGGAATCCGTGCGTTCGTAGAGAAAAGAAAGCCGGAGTTTAAAGGAAATTAAATCAATGCTAATTGTACAGCGGCCCGAACTTCAGCAATTTGAATTGCTGAAGTCCGGGCCTTTTGAATGGTTTCGATTAGGCGTGGAATAATACAAGCTTTCCGAGCGGGGATGTACAGCGGTGTGTATGATCAAGATATCCCTTTTCCTCAAGCAGCGATTCCCCGGTCTTCTTTGCTTCATTGTCAGAGGATGCTTCGAATGTTTCGTCAAGAATCTTCTTTCCGTCTTTTTCAAATACCGTTAACTTATACGTTTTCATCATCGATACCCCTTTGTCTAAAAATCTTTGATTCTTTATTATTTTTCCATAATTTTTAAAAAATTTAAAGTCTAAATACATAATAAATTAGAGATAGGAAAATGAAACCTTTTTCTGTCAAGATTCGTAGAGTAACAAGAGAAGGAAAAGGATGAGAGGAGAAACTGCAAATGAGTTTAGCTATTCAGCAGGTCACCAAGAAATTCGGCAGCTTCACAGCAGTCGACAGATTATCTCTAACCATAGATGGTGGGGAGATGTTCGGATTCCTCGGTGCAAATGGAGCGGGGAAGACCACAACATTCCGGATGGTGTTGGGATTATTGGATCCGACTGTAGGAGAAATTACATGGAACGGCAGCAGAATCGATTATGCGTCAAGCGGTGATATCGGCTATCTGCCAGAAGAACGCGGACTATATCCCAAGATGAAGGTCAAGGATCAGATTATTTACCTTGCACGACTCCGCGGGATGGAAAAAAAAGATATACTGAAGGAATTAACCATATGGCTGGAACGTTTTAATATTCCGCAATACTTAGACAAAAAAGTAGAAGAACTTTCTAAGGGGAATCAGCAAAAGATTCAATTCATCTCTTCGGTGATTCATAAACCGAAGCTGCTGATACTGGACGAGCCTTTCAGCGGGCTTGACCCTGTGAATGTCGAACTATTGAAAAATGCAGTCAGGGATATAAAAAAGGAAGGGACGACCATTGTGTTTTCAAGCCACCGGATGGAGCATGTGGAAGAACTGTGTGAGAGTTTATGCATCATGCACCAAGGGCATCCGGTCGTACATGG encodes:
- a CDS encoding YhzD family protein, whose amino-acid sequence is MKTYKLTVFEKDGKKILDETFEASSDNEAKKTGESLLEEKGYLDHTHRCTSPLGKLVLFHA
- a CDS encoding ABC transporter ATP-binding protein translates to MSLAIQQVTKKFGSFTAVDRLSLTIDGGEMFGFLGANGAGKTTTFRMVLGLLDPTVGEITWNGSRIDYASSGDIGYLPEERGLYPKMKVKDQIIYLARLRGMEKKDILKELTIWLERFNIPQYLDKKVEELSKGNQQKIQFISSVIHKPKLLILDEPFSGLDPVNVELLKNAVRDIKKEGTTIVFSSHRMEHVEELCESLCIMHQGHPVVHGGLKDIKRSFGKKNVVIHADFDLTHLQEFKGVTKFRETTEGVLLQVESEKVAEEIFHHTAQKGFLRKFELEDPSLNDIFIEKVGTSYE
- a CDS encoding HAD-IIB family hydrolase → MIYRMMALNIDGSVVNENGKIAKETKEAIEYVQNKGVQVTLVTSRNFASARKVAKALKIEGPIITHGGSYIAAERDRPIYVNKIPENITYEITQFLEGFSSQVQLSHEKQSIVGKASNQSKMTSTLSWERDSRFLYSKQYVNVVSEHLLENPLAVPKISVLLEHREDVWDIIAALKGMYEEVDAIPTSDHTIDIVPKGVSKLRGLMYLSERLGIKKDQIVMVGAGIDDVDAIRCCGLGVAMGEAPPEVKAQADWITRSQDLKGLPYFIMELFRKQHPIPFLKKMNVIRS
- a CDS encoding coproporphyrinogen III oxidase, which codes for MNVLITGVEDDRFERPLRLIANLFFEETTIHFGECEEFDLKVHIDIKTDERIEAKAVLTDPESEKEFHSEYSRDWQPFETDKERFRQVKTALSHVYLNVLQELTGIRQKWGILTGIRPTKLIHKQNQLGKPKEEVHEKLKEEYLIMEEKIQLMQNIVDRQLSVVPDLYEVHNEVSIYIGIPFCPTKCAYCTFPAYAILGKQGRVDSFLAGLHYEIQEMGRWLKEKGIKITTIYYGGGTPTSITAEEMDALYDEMYRSFPDVDKVREVTVEAGRPDTISVEKLEVLNKWNIDRISINPQSYTQETLKAIGRHHTVEETIDKFHLARQMGMNNINMDLIIGLPNEELPELQHSLDETEKLMPESLTVHTLSFKRASEMTKNKEKYRVADRLEIERMMNLAEEWTSEHGYEPYYLYRQKNILGNLENVGYALPGQDSIYNIMIMEEVQTIIGIGCGAASKFIDPKTGKITHFANPKEPNAYNLSFKEYTEKKIKILDELFS
- a CDS encoding YlbF family regulator encodes the protein MAINLYDQANELESALRQSDEFLELKKMYDEVNNDESANKMFENFRNIQMTLQQKQMSGEEISQEEVEQAQKTAQLVQQHDKIAKLMEAEQRMSMVINDLNKVIMKPLEELYGSMQK
- a CDS encoding long-chain fatty acid--CoA ligase translates to MMQTPLLLTQMIERAERYFPKKEIVSRTELGIQRFTYKQWGERTRRLASALSALGVKEGDKVGTLAWNHHRHLEAYFAIPCSGAVLHTINIRLSPQHISYIINHAEDKVLLIDPDILPLVDKIKDSIPGVEAFIVMTDGDLPETSLENVFHYEELLEKGDPSFSFRTDLDENAPAGMCYTSATTGNPKGVIYSHRGIVLHAMALGLADTTGVCERDVALPVVPMFHVNAWGLPFASVWFGTKQVLPGPYFTPGILAGLMQDEKVTITAGVPTIWLGLLNEMEQNSYDLSSLRSVLCGGSAAPRGMIKAFEEKFGIPFMHAYGMTETSPLAVIAASKSYHDDLSNEEKLDLKAKQGILVPGLEMKIIGKDGEVAWDGKEMGELALRGPWIASEYYQDERSQEAFRDGWLYTGDVVTIDEEGYIKIVDRTKDLIKSGGEWISSVDLENALMAYEEVFEAAVVAVPHEQWQERPVACVVLKKSAQGKVTKQEILDFLKPQFAKWWIPDDVLFMKEIPKTSVGKFLKRTLRDQVQDKIKQI
- a CDS encoding enoyl-CoA hydratase, which gives rise to MTVSNHYETVKLHKEGRVARLQLNRPKSLNALDAALMKDLLGALREVKADPEISILILTGEGKGFSSGGDIKSMLMLSGEEQFSGIMDTISELVITLYTMPKVVVTGIHGAAAGLGFSLALTSDYILCEEDSKLAMNFIGIGLIPDGGSHFLLQERLGTHKSKRMIWNGKVFEGQEAMMKGLVDEAIPSGKLEEGIQRYIKQCLAAPVKAMLKTKEIYVSLNKERLQHALELEKEGQWLMRQTSDHQEGIRAFVEKRKPEFKGN